One Bacillota bacterium DNA segment encodes these proteins:
- a CDS encoding RCKP-type rubredoxin-like domain-containing protein has protein sequence MAVWRCSSCGFEKEARCKPKKCPQCNGKDTFVKKA, from the coding sequence ATGGCGGTGTGGCGCTGTTCATCCTGCGGCTTTGAGAAGGAGGCCCGGTGCAAGCCCAAGAAGTGCCCGCAGTGTAACGGCAAGGACACCTTTGTCAAGAAGGCGTAA